GCGGCAATCGAAACTTCTTGGGATCGGTAGCCGACCGCGCGCCATTGACTTGAGGCACGACGGAGCCATCGGGGCGACGCGGAAGGTAAGGGGACGAACATGAATCGAGTCATCGCGGGAACCATGGGACTGCTCGCGGCGGGCACCATCCTGGTCGGCTGCTCGGACGACAAGCCGCAGGCCGCGCCGAGCCCGGCCGCCGCCGACGTGAAGACCGGCGGGAACACCCAGGTCAAGGTCGACGGCAAGGATCTTCCCGGTCTCGACCTCAACTCGGTGACCTGTGTCAAGCAGGGCGGGCGGATCAACGTGGCCAGCGCCGCGATCGGCGGACAGCAGGGCCTGGGTGTGGTGATGACCGACGAGGCCAGCCCGAAGGTCGAATCGCTCGGTCTGGTCTACGACGGCAGCGCACTCGCGGTGAGCGAGAACATGGGCGTCAAGGTCGGGTCGGCCAAGGTCGCGGTCGACGGCGACACCTACACCATCACGGGTGAGGCCTCCGGGGCGGACATGAATAACCCGATGGCCGGGATGATCTCCAAGCCGTTCACCATCACGGTGAACTGCAGCTGATCTTCCCGGGCGGCGGGCGTGCCACCGACTCTCGTCGGGCACGCCCGCCGCTTCCTTATGATGCGACGGTGGACATCGCGGGGGAGTTGCAGCGGGCTCGCCGCCTCGCGCTGTCCGCCGACGAAGGGCAGGCACGCAATCTGCTGGTGAGTCTGCTGCCGCACATCGAGCAGGCCGACCGCGACGATCACGCACTGGAGGTCTTCGCCCAGCTGGGCGAGATCTACCTGGTGCGCAGCGCCTATGACGGTGTCGCCGAGGGCATTCAGCGGATTCGCGACTGCCTGGCGATCTACATCGCGATCCGGGCGGGCCGGATGCCCGAGGCCGCCGCGCAGGTGCGGATGTCCGACACCGACGTCGACCACATGATCCGCCGGTACACCCGGCGGGCCGAGTTCCTCGCCGCCGGTCTCGCGGCCGCACAGGGCGACCACGACCGCGCGGCCGGGCATCTCGACGCGCTCATCGCCGCACCGGGTCCGGACGGTCTGCAGGTCGAGCACCGGCGCCTGATCACCCATGCGCGCATCCTGGTCGCCACCGGTCTGTGCGACGACGATCTGTACGCGCGGTCCGCGCCGCTGTGGGACGTCGTCGTCGAATCCCTCACCGACCCCGCGGGTGCCGACGCCGAGGACGATCACCTGTTCATCGCCGGCGCACTGGGCTACGCGCGGTTCTGCATCGAATCCGGGCGGCTGGACGAGGCGCAACCCTGGTTGCGGCGCGCCGGTGCCCGCGCCGACGCGCGCGGTTGGGCGTTGCCGCGGGCCCGCACCCAACTCGAACGTGCCGCGGCGTGCTGGACGGCCGGGCAGTACTCCGAAACCCAGGACCTGGTCACCGAGGCGTATCCGGTGATCGCCGAGCACGCCCGGGCGCACGACGTGTCGCGGAGTTGGCTGTACTTCGGTCTCATCCGGATGGGGATCGGCGCGCTGCAGGAGGCGAACACCTGCTGGGAACACGCCGAACGGCACTGGCGCGAGCTGGGCAAACCCCTGCACATCCATCGAATCCTGTTGCAGCGCAGCTGGTTGTCGATCTTCCGCGGCGCCTTCGACGAGGCCACCCAACTGGTGGCCGAGGCCAGGGCGCTGCTGGATTCCTCACCCCGGCACAGCTGGTTGCAGTACGCCCGCCTCGACGCCCACCTGGGCAGCATCCTGCGGGCCGAGGCGCTGGCCGAGATGGGCTTCGACGGGCTCGGGAAACCGAACCAGACCTGGCAGCAGGTCGAGGCCGCCCACGTCGCGGGCAAGGGGTTCTTCCGGTGCCGTCCGGGCAGTCCGAGATATCTGCGC
This region of Mycolicibacterium goodii genomic DNA includes:
- a CDS encoding lipoprotein LpqH → MNRVIAGTMGLLAAGTILVGCSDDKPQAAPSPAAADVKTGGNTQVKVDGKDLPGLDLNSVTCVKQGGRINVASAAIGGQQGLGVVMTDEASPKVESLGLVYDGSALAVSENMGVKVGSAKVAVDGDTYTITGEASGADMNNPMAGMISKPFTITVNCS